Proteins encoded within one genomic window of Arachis ipaensis cultivar K30076 chromosome B08, Araip1.1, whole genome shotgun sequence:
- the LOC107612692 gene encoding NADP-dependent malic enzyme — MISSSSCSFLSNSAVAGSRSFSGGARKGPSSPFRVVCLAPSNDRNGSVVLDSPAKKEQIRNEPTSPPAEEETVSSGGPQDVYGEDKATEDQFVTPWNVSVASGYTLLRDPHFNKGLAFTEKERDAHYLRGLLPPTVIPQETQVKKMIQHVRQYQVPLQKYMAMMDLQERNERLFYKLLIEHVEELLPVVYTPTVGEACQKYGSIFMRPQGLYISLKEKGRILEVLRNWPEKNIQVIVVTDGERILGLGDLGCQGMGIPVGKLSLYTALGGVRPSACLPITIDVGTNNENLLNDELYIGLKQRRATGQEYAELMHEFMSAVKQNYGEKVLIQFEDFANHNAFDLLEKYRSTHLVFNDDIQGTASVVLAGLVAALKLVGGNLADHRFLFLGAGEAGTGIAELIALETSKQTNAPLDEVRKNIWLVDSKGLIVSSRKESLQHFKKPWAHDHEPVHRLVDAVNKIKPTVLIGTSGQGRTFTKEVIEAMASINEKPIILSLSNPTSQSECTAEEAYKWSQGRAIFASGSPFPPVEYEGKVFVPGQANNAYIFPGFGLGLIMSGTIRVHDDLLLAASEALAAQVSEENFEKGLIYPPFTNIRKISAHIAASVAAKAYELGLATRLPQPKDLVKFAESCMYRQQE, encoded by the exons ATGATCTCCTCCAGCTCATGCTCCTTCCTG AGCAACTCAGCTGTAGCTGGGTCTCGCAGCTTCTCTGGTGGTGCGAGGAAGGGTCCTTCGAGTCCTTTCAGGGTGGTGTGTTTGGCTCCAAGCAATGACAGAAACGGAAGCGTTGTGTTAGATTCTCCCGCGAAGAAAGAGCAGATAAGGAATGAACCAACATCGCCGCCTGCTGAAGAGGAAACAGTCTCTTCCGGTGGCCCTCAGGATGTCTACGGCGAGGATAAGGCCACGGAGGATCAGTTTGTTACCCCTTGGAATGTCTCTGTTGCTAG CGGTTATACATTGTTGCGAGATCCCCACTTCAATAAAGGGTTGGCCTTCACTGAGAAGGAGAGGGATGCTCACTACTTGCGAGGTCTTCTTCCCCCGACAGTTATTCCGCAGGAAACTCAG GTGAAGAAAATGATCCAGCACGTTCGTCAGTATCAAGTTCCATTGCAGAAGTACATGGCAATGATGGATCTTCAG GAGAGGAATGAACGGTTGTTTTATAAGCTTCTTATTGAGCACGTCGAAGAGTTACTCCCAGTTGTCTATACTCCAACTGTTGGTGAAGCTTGCCAGAAATACGGAAGCATCTTCATGCGTCCTCAGGGTCTTTATATCAGCTTGAAAGAGAA GGGGAGGATTCTTGAAGTCCTAAGGAATTGGCCTGAGAAGAACATTCAAGTCATTGTTGTAACTGATGGAGAACGGATCTTGGGTCTTGGGGATCTTGGTTGTCAG GGAATGGGAATACCAGTTGGAAAACTTTCTTTATATACCGCACTCGGAGGAGTTCGTCCGTCTGCT TGTTTGCCTATCACCATTGATGTGGGAACAAACAATGAGAACCTGTTGAATGATGAGTTATATATAGGGCTCAAGCAAAGACGGGCGACTGGGCAG GAATATGCTGAACTTATGCATGAATTTATGAGTGCTGTCAAGCAAAATTACGGGGAGAAAGTCCTCATTCAG TTTGAAGACTTTGCAAACCACAACGCATTTGATCTActtgaaaaatatagatcaacCCATCTTGTTTTCAATGATGATATTCAA GGTACAGCATCAGTGGTCCTTGCTGGACTAGTTGCAGCTCTGAAATTGGTTGGGGGCAACTTGGCTGACCACAGATTCTTATTCCTTGGTGCTGGAGAG GCTGGCACTGGAATTGCAGAACTTATTGCACTTGAAACATCAAAACAG ACTAATGCCCCACTAGATGAAGTGCGCAAGAACATTTGGTTGGTGGACTCAAAG GGATTGATTGTAAGTTCCCGAAAAGAATCGCTTCAACATTTTAAGAAGCCATGGGCCCATGATCACGAACCTGTTCATCGACTCGTAGACGCTGTTAAT AAAATCAAACCAACAGTGTTGATTGGAACCTCTGGACAAGGAAGAACTTTCACTAAAGAAGTTATTGAGGCAATGGCTTCAATCAATGAG AAACCTATCATTCTTTCACTTTCCAACCCAACTTCACAATCAGAATGTACTGCTGAAGAGGCTTACAAGTGGAGCCAG GGTCGCGCCATTTTCGCTAGCGGAAGCCCATTCCCTCCGGTTGAGTATGAAGGAAAAGTTTTTGTGCCTGGCCAG GCCAATAATGCATACATATTCCCCGGATTCGGTCTCGGTTTAATAATGTCCGGTACCATTCGCGTCCACGACGACCTCCTTCTCGCTGCAT CGGAGGCTTTGGCTGCACAAGTGAGTGAAGAGAACTTTGAGAAAGGACTGATATACCCTCCATTCACCAACATCAGAAAGATTTCAGCACACATTGCTGCCAGTGTTGCTGCTAAGGCTTATGAGCTTG GGTTGGCCACTCGCCTTCCACAACCCAAGGATTTGGTTAAGTTTGCTGAGAGCTGTATGTA CAGACAACAGGAATGA
- the LOC107612693 gene encoding transcription factor MYBS3, with protein MTRRCSHCSNNGHNSRTCPNRGGGGGGGGGVKLFGVRLTDGSIIKKSASMGNLMTLHHHCSSPSSSFVAAAGDNPGSPDPVGYLSDDPAHASSFANRRGERKKGVPWTEEEHRMFLVGLQKLGKGDWRGISRNFVVSRTPTQVASHAQKYFIRQSNATRRKRRSSLFDMAPDMPTDPPSVLEKQVLLLTSENSQSPNVKSQPSLNLSLKSEVDPMEIASEENVKENNVANGLKPKAAEYFPTYVPVRFSIWPSLEASFQESNGVETSHHEVVKPIPVVPKNPVNVDALVGMSNLSIGNTQMILEREPSPLSLKLLGEPSRQSTFHANTHAPVGRTDLSSGKNNPIQAV; from the exons ATGACTCGGCGGTGCTCACACTGTAGCAACAACGGCCACAATTCCAGGACATGCCCCAACCgcggcggcggcggcggaggCGGCGGAGGAGTGAAGCTGTTCGGTGTGAGGCTGACGGATGGATCAATCATAAAGAAGAGTGCGAGTATGGGGAATCTCATGACGCTTCACCACCATTGTTCGTCTCCTTCTTCCTCCTTTGTGGCCGCCGCCGGCGATAACCCAGGCTCGCCTGACCCTGTCGGTTACTTGTCCGACGACCCTGCCCACGCCTCGTCCTTCGCCAACCGCCGTGGCGAAAGAAAGAAAG GTGTTCCATGGACCGAAGAAGAACATCGGATGTTCTTAGTTGGTCTGCAAAAGCTGGGGAAAGGAGATTGGCGTGGAATATCACGTAATTTTGTTGTATCAAGGACCCCTACTCAAGTAGCAAGTCATGCCCAGAAGTATTTTATCCGACAGAGTAATGCTACCCGGAGAAAGAGGCGTTCCAGCCTCTTTGACATGGCTCCGGATATG CCTACGGATCCGCCTTCGGTGCTGGAAAAACAAGTACTGCTTCTGACCTCTGAGAACTCACAATCTCCCAATGTAAAATCACAACCTTCATTAAATCTATCTCTCAAATCTGAAGTTGACCCCATGGAAATTGCTTCTGAAGAAAATGTGAAAGAGAACAATGTAGCTAATGGGTTGAAACCAAAGGCTGCTGAATACTTCCCAACTTATGTACCTGTCCGATTTTCCATATGGCCATCACTGGAAGCTTCCTTTCAAGAAAGTAATGGAGTAGAGACATCTCATCATGAGGTTGTAAAGCCAATTCCAGTCGTTCCCAAGAATCCGGTCAATGTTGATGCACTTGTGGGAATGTCTAATCTGAGCATTGGAAACACACAGATGATTCTTGAAAGGGAGCCTTCCCCACTTTCCCTGAAATTGTTAGGAGAGCCATCGAGGCAGTCGACATTCCATGCGAATACTCATGCGCCTGTTGGCCGGACGGACCTAAGCAGTGGCAAGAACAATCCAATCCAAGCTGTTTGA